Proteins co-encoded in one Kutzneria chonburiensis genomic window:
- a CDS encoding DUF6230 family protein — MREADDVEFGDEVEPEVAPVRGRTRWLRFAGTFAIGGVLAGGLLVGVGQGAFAASFAVSGTSFEVTSTHLHADGFAQFGGVAANADAAHPVAVNAFRSADLDNFCQSVFLPNNPFIGDLTLRITADGPKGMHADNMVADVAQVDGDFTLHTADIGVDASQVSAGPVGVQGRPGDFGMQAKSLDIYNLKQVAWGTSAETIAFKGMSLRIVAGNNQCIK; from the coding sequence ATGCGCGAAGCCGACGACGTCGAGTTCGGCGACGAGGTCGAACCCGAGGTCGCGCCGGTCCGGGGCCGCACCCGCTGGCTGCGCTTCGCCGGCACGTTCGCCATCGGTGGCGTGCTGGCCGGTGGCCTGCTCGTCGGGGTGGGCCAGGGCGCGTTCGCCGCGTCGTTCGCCGTGTCCGGCACCAGCTTCGAGGTCACGTCCACGCACCTGCACGCTGACGGATTCGCCCAGTTCGGCGGGGTCGCGGCCAACGCCGACGCGGCGCACCCGGTGGCGGTCAACGCCTTCCGCAGCGCCGATCTGGACAACTTCTGCCAGTCGGTGTTCCTGCCGAACAACCCGTTCATCGGCGACCTGACGCTGCGGATCACCGCGGACGGGCCGAAGGGCATGCACGCCGACAACATGGTGGCCGACGTGGCGCAGGTGGACGGCGACTTCACGCTGCACACCGCGGACATCGGCGTGGACGCCAGCCAGGTCTCCGCCGGCCCGGTCGGCGTGCAGGGCCGTCCCGGCGACTTCGGCATGCAGGCCAAGTCGCTCGACATCTACAACTTGAAGCAGGTTGCCTGGGGCACGTCCGCGGAGACCATCGCCTTCAAGGGGATGAGCCTGCGGATCGTGGCCGGCAACAACCAGTGCATCAAGTAG
- a CDS encoding SCO6745 family protein: MSARRMWTLYEPYHGVTYFAPEARAATDALGCRGGWMGYFGLRAAPLGAVPAEVVAATFYNFKLSRVARAIPTAWTIASPAQFLEARLAGADAGLRAILGDDVVGDDMIEASQLAQRAALAAPIAGRPLAAANAALPWPDSPHLVLWHAATILRESRGDGHVAALVAARLDPVETLVAFSADRDVSDQAGWEMWRGWDADDWAAAQKRLRERGLLDKENRITADGSRARHDVETRTDAAAELPWEVLGTAGTDRLAGLLTGFLRRIVAAGVGVIKPHPMGLDLARIAEE; encoded by the coding sequence ATGAGCGCGCGGCGGATGTGGACGCTGTACGAGCCCTACCACGGCGTCACGTACTTCGCGCCGGAGGCGCGGGCGGCCACCGATGCCCTGGGTTGCCGCGGCGGCTGGATGGGCTACTTCGGGCTGCGGGCCGCGCCGCTCGGCGCCGTGCCGGCCGAGGTCGTCGCCGCCACCTTCTACAACTTCAAGCTCAGCCGGGTCGCCCGGGCGATTCCCACTGCGTGGACCATCGCCTCGCCGGCGCAGTTCCTCGAGGCCCGGTTGGCCGGCGCCGACGCCGGACTGCGGGCGATCCTCGGTGACGACGTCGTCGGCGACGACATGATCGAGGCCTCACAGCTGGCCCAGCGGGCCGCTCTCGCCGCCCCCATCGCCGGCCGCCCGCTGGCCGCCGCCAACGCCGCGCTGCCGTGGCCTGATTCGCCGCATCTCGTGCTGTGGCACGCCGCCACGATCCTGCGGGAATCCCGTGGTGACGGGCATGTCGCCGCCCTGGTCGCCGCCCGGCTCGATCCGGTCGAGACGCTCGTCGCCTTCTCCGCCGACCGTGACGTCTCCGACCAGGCCGGTTGGGAGATGTGGCGGGGCTGGGACGCCGACGACTGGGCCGCCGCGCAGAAGCGTTTGCGGGAGCGTGGGTTGTTGGACAAGGAGAACCGGATCACCGCCGACGGTTCCCGGGCCCGGCACGACGTCGAGACCCGCACCGACGCCGCCGCCGAGCTGCCGTGGGAGGTGCTCGGCACCGCCGGCACCGACCGGTTGGCCGGGCTGCTCACCGGCTTCCTCCGCCGCATCGTCGCCGCCGGCGTCGGCGTGATCAAGCCGCACCCGATGGGCCTCGACCTGGCCCGCATCGCCGAGGAGTGA
- a CDS encoding DUF3817 domain-containing protein, producing MFDTPSGRFRAVAVAEAISWAGLLIGMFFKYVLGNAMGVHIFGSVHGVVFIAYVVLSLLARKALNWDNRTTAWALIASIPPFGSVVFERWATRTGRLAQRAVAIDA from the coding sequence ATGTTCGACACTCCGTCAGGCCGGTTCCGCGCCGTCGCAGTGGCCGAGGCGATCTCCTGGGCCGGCCTGCTGATCGGCATGTTCTTCAAGTACGTCCTGGGCAACGCCATGGGTGTGCACATCTTCGGCTCCGTGCACGGCGTCGTGTTCATCGCCTACGTGGTGCTGTCGCTGCTCGCCCGCAAGGCCCTGAACTGGGACAACCGGACCACCGCGTGGGCGCTGATCGCGAGCATCCCGCCGTTCGGCTCGGTGGTGTTCGAGCGCTGGGCCACCCGGACCGGCCGGCTGGCCCAGCGGGCCGTCGCAATCGACGCCTGA
- a CDS encoding MTH1187 family thiamine-binding protein: MLVAFSVSPLGGESDSVAEAVADAVRVVRESGLANETTSMFTTIEGDDWDELMDVVKRAVQAVQAHAPRVSLVLKADIRPGHTDQLHAKVERVESYLS; encoded by the coding sequence ATGCTGGTCGCGTTCAGTGTGTCGCCGCTCGGCGGCGAGTCCGACAGCGTTGCCGAGGCGGTGGCCGACGCCGTGCGGGTGGTGCGGGAGTCGGGGCTGGCCAACGAAACGACCAGCATGTTCACCACCATCGAGGGTGACGACTGGGACGAGCTGATGGACGTCGTCAAGCGGGCGGTGCAGGCCGTGCAGGCGCACGCGCCGCGGGTGTCGCTGGTGCTCAAGGCGGACATTCGGCCGGGACACACCGATCAGCTGCACGCCAAGGTGGAGCGGGTGGAGAGCTACCTGTCATGA
- a CDS encoding MFS transporter, translating to MNAQLPVGTLGVAMVAGGEDVPARLERLPDSGWHLRVRWLIGVVTFFEGFDQLAIAYTLPSLSAEWGLSTGQQALAITSGSVGMLIGAASSGILADRVGRVNVVVLALAVTALSCMGLAISPGFGWFLVLRFIQGLGIGGEVPAAATYIGELAQSDRRGRFVLLYELVFPAGLTAVAIVAAWVVPVLGWRWVYGIGVLPALLVGPILRLVPESPRWLAASGRNERAVGVMERIERAVQRSTGRPLPPVVAITRAPSVRRRYLRRTVIVGLLWLFSYFANYGIASWLPTIYTGTFGLPVSTALTYSIATSVAGLLGAVAVALLVDRIGRRACLAGGSALAAVTFGVLAALGAGSPLQLLVLSAVGALFVFAVNLGLYLYAPELYPTPMRAAGASLGGVWNRVGVIAGPLVVGAFAANLGLPAAFAALGVAMLAAAVTAATAEETRGRTLEEISP from the coding sequence GTGAACGCACAGTTACCGGTCGGGACACTGGGGGTGGCCATGGTGGCCGGTGGCGAGGACGTCCCCGCCCGACTCGAACGGCTGCCCGATTCCGGCTGGCACCTGCGGGTTCGCTGGCTGATCGGGGTCGTCACCTTCTTCGAGGGCTTCGACCAGCTGGCCATCGCCTACACGCTGCCGTCGCTGAGCGCGGAGTGGGGTCTGAGCACCGGCCAGCAGGCGTTGGCCATCACCAGCGGCTCCGTCGGCATGCTGATCGGGGCGGCGTCGTCCGGCATCCTGGCCGACCGGGTCGGGCGGGTGAACGTCGTCGTGCTGGCGCTGGCCGTGACCGCGCTGTCGTGCATGGGGCTGGCGATCTCGCCCGGGTTCGGGTGGTTCCTCGTGCTGCGGTTCATCCAGGGGCTCGGCATCGGCGGCGAGGTGCCGGCCGCCGCGACGTACATCGGCGAGCTGGCCCAATCCGACCGGCGGGGACGGTTCGTGCTGCTGTACGAGCTGGTGTTCCCGGCCGGGCTGACCGCCGTGGCCATCGTCGCCGCGTGGGTCGTGCCCGTGCTCGGGTGGCGTTGGGTGTACGGCATCGGCGTGCTGCCCGCGCTGCTGGTGGGGCCAATCCTGCGCCTCGTACCCGAGTCCCCGCGCTGGCTGGCCGCTTCCGGGCGCAATGAACGGGCCGTTGGTGTCATGGAGCGCATTGAACGGGCCGTTCAACGCTCCACCGGCCGTCCGCTGCCACCCGTCGTCGCCATCACGCGGGCGCCGTCCGTGCGGCGGCGCTACCTCCGGCGGACCGTGATCGTCGGGCTGTTGTGGCTGTTCAGCTACTTCGCCAACTACGGCATCGCCAGCTGGCTGCCGACCATCTACACCGGCACCTTCGGTCTGCCGGTGTCGACCGCTTTGACCTACAGCATCGCCACCTCCGTCGCCGGTCTCCTCGGCGCCGTCGCCGTCGCCCTGCTCGTCGACCGCATCGGCCGGCGCGCCTGCCTGGCCGGCGGCAGTGCGCTGGCCGCCGTCACCTTCGGCGTGTTGGCGGCGCTGGGGGCCGGGTCGCCTTTGCAGCTGTTGGTGCTGTCGGCGGTCGGGGCCTTGTTCGTGTTCGCCGTCAACCTCGGGCTGTACCTCTACGCCCCCGAGCTCTATCCCACGCCCATGCGCGCCGCCGGGGCGAGCCTTGGCGGCGTGTGGAACCGCGTCGGGGTCATCGCCGGGCCTTTGGTCGTCGGCGCTTTCGCCGCGAACCTCGGGCTGCCGGCGGCTTTCGCCGCGTTGGGCGTGGCGATGTTGGCCGCTGCCGTCACGGCCGCGACGGCGGAGGAGACCAGGGGTCGAACCTTGGAGGAGATCTCCCCCTAG
- a CDS encoding nuclear transport factor 2 family protein, with the protein MDRSFASQFAAEWVEAWNAHDLDRLLSHFADDVVWSSPLVAGFTGDQSGTLHGKAALRAYYAEGLRRIPDLHFEVVDVRVGVAVLVINYRNQAGGEVSEVLVLRDGLVVEGHGTYA; encoded by the coding sequence TTGGACCGCTCGTTCGCCTCGCAGTTCGCCGCCGAGTGGGTCGAGGCGTGGAACGCCCACGACCTGGACCGGCTGCTCTCCCACTTCGCCGACGACGTCGTGTGGAGCTCGCCCCTGGTCGCCGGCTTCACCGGCGACCAGTCCGGCACCCTCCACGGCAAGGCCGCGCTGCGCGCGTACTACGCCGAGGGCCTTCGCCGCATCCCCGACCTCCACTTCGAGGTGGTTGACGTCCGGGTCGGCGTGGCGGTGCTGGTGATCAACTATCGGAACCAGGCCGGGGGAGAGGTCAGCGAGGTGCTGGTGCTGCGAGACGGCCTTGTGGTGGAAGGTCACGGCACTTACGCCTAG
- a CDS encoding tetratricopeptide repeat protein, translating into MTRPNPRQSAALSAALSGAVDLSGLKAKADAASRPPAAPPAGGAPGADTPAGDFVIAVSEASFQNDVVERSMQVPVIVDLWAEWAGPSKQLSPVLERLAQAAGGAWILATVDVDANPRIAQLFGVQSIPTVVAIAGGQPIDAFAGALPEPEIRKWLDSLLDALRDRLPGIRVAEQGAAGGEPYEEPEDPRFTAAEDAFEAGDYAAAEAAYQDILAAEPANADAKAALAQVRFMARAEAADPSSVAAADADPDNVEAQLTAADALIAGNDVEAAFTRLVDTVRRTFGDDRDRVRQHLVGLFELFPADDPRVAAARRSLASALY; encoded by the coding sequence GTGACAAGGCCAAACCCCCGCCAGAGCGCAGCTCTGTCCGCGGCGCTGTCCGGTGCCGTCGACCTGTCCGGCCTGAAGGCGAAGGCCGACGCGGCGAGCCGGCCGCCCGCCGCGCCGCCGGCCGGTGGCGCGCCCGGTGCGGACACGCCCGCGGGTGATTTCGTCATCGCGGTCAGCGAGGCAAGCTTCCAGAACGACGTGGTCGAGCGGTCCATGCAGGTCCCGGTGATCGTGGACCTGTGGGCCGAGTGGGCAGGGCCGAGCAAGCAGCTGTCCCCGGTGCTGGAGCGGCTGGCCCAGGCCGCGGGCGGCGCCTGGATCCTGGCCACGGTCGACGTGGACGCCAATCCGCGTATCGCTCAGCTGTTCGGCGTGCAGTCCATCCCGACCGTGGTGGCCATCGCCGGCGGCCAGCCGATCGACGCCTTCGCCGGCGCGCTGCCCGAGCCGGAGATCCGCAAGTGGCTGGACTCCCTGCTGGACGCGCTGCGTGACCGGCTGCCCGGCATCCGCGTCGCCGAGCAGGGCGCCGCCGGCGGCGAGCCGTACGAGGAGCCCGAGGACCCGCGCTTCACCGCCGCCGAGGACGCCTTCGAGGCCGGCGATTACGCCGCCGCCGAGGCCGCCTACCAGGACATTCTCGCCGCAGAGCCGGCCAACGCCGACGCCAAGGCGGCGCTGGCCCAGGTCCGCTTCATGGCGCGGGCCGAGGCCGCGGACCCGTCATCGGTGGCCGCCGCCGACGCCGACCCGGACAACGTCGAGGCCCAGCTCACCGCGGCCGACGCGCTGATCGCCGGCAACGACGTGGAGGCCGCTTTCACCCGGCTGGTCGACACCGTGCGCCGCACCTTCGGCGACGACCGCGACCGGGTGCGCCAGCACCTCGTCGGCCTGTTCGAGCTGTTCCCGGCCGACGACCCCCGGGTCGCCGCCGCGCGCCGCAGCCTGGCCAGCGCCCTGTACTGA
- a CDS encoding response regulator transcription factor, with protein sequence MTASTRIVRVLVVEDHPVTRAGIRASLEKHPGVTVVGEADSTAMALRVLDLELVHVVLVDLRLGEEQGMDLIEHLARTRPQTRVLVLSQASPGEVLAAMKAGAHGYVSKAATTAELAHAVLAVTEGPVLPPELAARLVGEFQHRSSLTGREREVLGCLARGYDNREIAEELGVAVRTVNRHLENIREKLGSRRRSELIRLAREWDAAG encoded by the coding sequence ATGACAGCGTCGACCAGGATCGTGCGGGTGCTCGTCGTCGAGGACCACCCGGTGACCAGGGCCGGCATCCGGGCCAGCCTCGAGAAGCACCCCGGCGTCACCGTGGTCGGCGAGGCCGACAGCACCGCCATGGCGCTGCGCGTGCTGGACCTGGAACTTGTCCACGTCGTGCTGGTCGACCTCCGACTGGGCGAAGAACAGGGCATGGACCTCATCGAGCATCTCGCCCGAACCCGACCGCAGACCAGAGTTCTCGTGCTGTCGCAGGCGTCGCCGGGCGAGGTGCTGGCGGCGATGAAGGCCGGCGCGCACGGCTACGTGAGCAAAGCGGCGACGACCGCCGAGCTCGCCCACGCCGTGCTGGCCGTGACCGAGGGCCCGGTGCTGCCGCCGGAACTGGCCGCACGGCTGGTCGGCGAGTTCCAGCATCGGTCCTCGCTGACCGGGCGGGAGCGCGAAGTGCTGGGCTGTCTGGCCCGCGGCTACGACAACCGGGAGATCGCCGAGGAACTCGGCGTCGCCGTGCGGACGGTCAACCGGCACCTGGAGAACATCCGGGAGAAGTTGGGCAGCCGGCGGCGTTCCGAGCTCATCCGGCTGGCCCGGGAGTGGGACGCCGCCGGCTGA
- a CDS encoding sensor histidine kinase — MADGGETRAHPAPMLLILSFRWLAVGWTAVIALLSNQVLEERAGLAVAVLATMLGWTAWLTVAAVRRTVRVLSVDLLLAVVVLLVSGWVGPQGQLLTDHPTFAGAYPMAAVAAWATVYGVRGGLLAGLAVALFLPVGYYLNGSLFLSGDLDRMSLLGSALAYVVLGGAVGIATAQFERVSLRLAEGRAVVAGLRERERIAANIHDDVLQRLGHIRKHGGDLADRGSVTRAELRALMADVGRQEASLRRLVLAEDPGAPSGSRSLVEAIAEVADGFRQWPVRLVDSGHIAVSADVAAELAAAVNELLGNVVKHAEAEHVWISVLDDGAVITVDVRDDGVGFAYDESELAASGRLGLAVSVRARLERLGGSVTIRSRPGRGTEVRLELRSGT; from the coding sequence ATGGCCGACGGTGGCGAGACGCGGGCCCATCCCGCGCCGATGCTGCTGATTCTCAGCTTCCGGTGGCTCGCCGTCGGGTGGACCGCCGTCATTGCCCTGCTCAGCAACCAGGTGCTGGAGGAGCGCGCCGGCCTGGCCGTGGCGGTGCTGGCGACCATGCTCGGCTGGACCGCCTGGCTGACCGTCGCCGCCGTCCGCCGCACCGTCCGCGTGCTGAGCGTCGACCTCCTGCTGGCCGTCGTCGTGCTGCTGGTCTCCGGCTGGGTCGGCCCGCAGGGGCAGCTGCTCACCGACCACCCCACCTTCGCCGGTGCCTACCCGATGGCCGCCGTCGCCGCCTGGGCGACCGTCTACGGCGTGCGCGGCGGCCTGCTCGCCGGCCTGGCCGTCGCCCTGTTCCTGCCGGTGGGCTACTACCTCAACGGCTCCCTGTTCCTGTCCGGCGACCTGGATCGCATGAGCCTGCTCGGCAGCGCGCTGGCGTACGTGGTGCTCGGCGGGGCCGTCGGCATCGCCACAGCCCAGTTCGAACGCGTCTCGCTGCGTCTGGCCGAGGGCCGTGCCGTGGTCGCCGGGCTGCGCGAACGGGAGCGGATCGCCGCCAACATCCACGACGACGTCCTCCAGCGCCTCGGCCACATCCGCAAGCACGGCGGCGACCTGGCCGACCGTGGTTCGGTCACCAGGGCCGAGCTGCGGGCCCTGATGGCCGACGTCGGACGGCAGGAGGCCAGCCTGCGCCGGCTCGTGCTGGCCGAGGACCCCGGCGCCCCGTCCGGCAGCCGGTCCCTGGTCGAGGCCATCGCCGAGGTGGCCGACGGCTTCCGGCAGTGGCCGGTGCGACTGGTCGACAGCGGCCACATCGCGGTGTCGGCCGATGTCGCCGCTGAGCTGGCGGCGGCCGTCAACGAGCTGCTCGGCAACGTCGTCAAACATGCCGAGGCCGAACACGTGTGGATCTCGGTGCTCGACGACGGCGCCGTGATCACGGTCGACGTGCGTGACGACGGCGTCGGCTTCGCCTACGACGAGTCCGAGCTGGCCGCGTCCGGCCGGCTGGGGCTCGCGGTCAGCGTCCGCGCCCGGCTGGAACGGCTGGGCGGCAGCGTCACCATCCGGAGCCGTCCCGGCCGGGGGACCGAAGTGCGGCTGGAACTGAGGAGCGGGACATGA
- a CDS encoding neutral zinc metallopeptidase, whose amino-acid sequence MSTAGRRIGSTVLALAAAMALLSDCSAKVAGTAGPLGQLDPGSAGGMPVNSGASGPRAGVPDATLPVANSDHGEMDRLAVNTLADVDDYWRDQLPKVFGKQFTPAAKLTSYDSDGVNVRVCGGHEDTAGQVNAFYCDLDNSVSWDRGVLLPGLVQSFGPLAVTMVLAHEMGHAVQSQLGPLSGVNNATPSIVLEQQADCYAGAFMRSVAEDKAKHFQLSTGDGLNKVLATTFFVRDQPGDSFKGKGAHGNAFDRVFAFQTGFTDGPKRCARIDVAEINSRITETAFRDDTDAAQNGNEPITTGNIQRVGKTLDTVFARNGAKPPTLSTAKPAQCSDAKPTSPAAYCPSTDTVSMDLAKLKVIGTHTKKGPGIGDFAAFGEVASRYVLSVQKTAGLPLDDANTGLRTACLVGFWGSAMKKGVNDLSLSAGDLDEAVAELLTTNSLIAADVNGKAAASGFSRVEAFRIGFLQGADTCTQKFE is encoded by the coding sequence ATGAGCACGGCAGGTCGGCGTATCGGGTCGACGGTTCTGGCGCTGGCGGCCGCGATGGCTCTGCTGAGCGACTGCTCGGCGAAAGTGGCGGGCACGGCGGGTCCACTGGGGCAACTGGATCCGGGCTCGGCCGGCGGCATGCCGGTCAATTCGGGCGCCAGCGGACCCAGGGCGGGAGTGCCGGACGCGACGCTGCCGGTGGCCAACAGCGACCACGGCGAAATGGACCGGCTGGCCGTCAACACCCTTGCTGACGTGGACGATTACTGGCGGGACCAGCTGCCGAAGGTGTTCGGCAAGCAGTTCACGCCGGCGGCCAAGCTGACCTCGTACGACTCGGACGGCGTCAACGTGCGGGTCTGCGGCGGCCACGAGGACACCGCCGGACAGGTCAATGCCTTCTACTGCGACCTCGACAACAGCGTCTCCTGGGACCGCGGCGTGCTGCTTCCGGGACTGGTGCAGAGTTTCGGCCCGCTGGCCGTCACGATGGTGCTGGCCCACGAGATGGGCCACGCGGTGCAGTCGCAGCTGGGCCCGTTGTCCGGCGTCAACAATGCGACGCCCAGTATTGTCCTTGAGCAACAAGCGGATTGTTATGCCGGCGCGTTCATGCGCTCGGTGGCCGAGGACAAGGCCAAGCATTTCCAGCTGTCCACCGGCGACGGACTGAACAAGGTGTTGGCGACGACATTCTTCGTCCGCGACCAACCCGGCGACTCATTCAAGGGCAAGGGCGCGCACGGCAACGCGTTCGACCGCGTCTTCGCCTTCCAGACCGGCTTCACCGACGGCCCCAAGCGCTGCGCGCGGATCGACGTGGCCGAGATCAACTCCCGGATCACCGAGACGGCCTTCCGCGACGACACCGACGCGGCCCAGAACGGCAACGAGCCGATCACCACCGGCAACATCCAGCGCGTCGGCAAGACCCTGGACACGGTGTTCGCCCGCAACGGCGCGAAGCCGCCGACGCTGAGCACGGCCAAGCCGGCGCAGTGCAGCGACGCCAAGCCGACCTCGCCCGCGGCCTACTGCCCGTCGACCGACACCGTCTCGATGGACCTGGCCAAGCTGAAGGTCATCGGCACGCATACCAAGAAGGGCCCGGGCATCGGCGACTTCGCGGCCTTCGGCGAGGTGGCCTCCCGCTACGTGCTGTCGGTGCAGAAGACGGCCGGTCTGCCGCTGGACGACGCCAACACGGGCCTGCGCACGGCCTGCCTGGTCGGCTTCTGGGGCTCGGCGATGAAGAAGGGCGTCAACGACCTCTCGCTCAGCGCCGGCGACCTCGACGAGGCGGTGGCCGAGCTGCTCACCACGAACAGCCTGATCGCGGCCGATGTCAACGGCAAGGCGGCCGCGTCGGGCTTCTCCCGGGTGGAGGCGTTCCGGATCGGCTTCCTCCAGGGCGCCGACACCTGCACACAGAAGTTCGAGTAG
- a CDS encoding MarR family winged helix-turn-helix transcriptional regulator — MAATPPLPFDPIARAAGMWAERVGPSGAMAAVTSVMRVQQILQSTVDAALKPHGLTFARFEALVLLTFSRRGSLPMRVMGERLQLHPTSVTNIVDRLEADGLVKRTPHPSDRRTTLVEICAAGRELCETATKAVSEVNLGLRGLTDRQTEQLTDLLSKVRKAAGDFAD, encoded by the coding sequence ATGGCCGCCACCCCACCGTTGCCGTTCGACCCGATCGCCCGCGCCGCGGGCATGTGGGCGGAGCGGGTCGGCCCGTCGGGGGCGATGGCCGCGGTCACCAGCGTCATGCGGGTGCAGCAGATCCTCCAGTCCACGGTGGACGCGGCGCTCAAGCCGCACGGGCTGACCTTCGCCCGGTTCGAGGCCTTGGTGCTGCTCACGTTCTCGCGCCGCGGCAGCCTGCCGATGCGGGTGATGGGCGAACGCCTCCAGCTGCACCCGACCAGCGTCACCAACATCGTGGACCGGCTGGAGGCCGACGGTCTGGTCAAGCGGACGCCGCACCCGTCGGACCGGCGCACCACCCTGGTGGAGATCTGCGCGGCCGGCCGGGAGCTGTGCGAGACGGCGACCAAGGCGGTGTCGGAGGTCAACCTCGGGCTGCGCGGGTTGACGGACCGGCAGACCGAACAGCTGACCGACCTGCTGTCCAAGGTACGCAAGGCGGCCGGCGACTTCGCCGACTGA
- a CDS encoding DUF6114 domain-containing protein: MAGSVIGRAWRAFSRWRRSRPFWAGLFLLLSGLIILFPPFASLKLGSMAIAIQTIGGLSGALIGSLLVVCALTMWLRAQFRLAAGIAALILSLTALITTNLGGFLVGTLLGLLGAALALSWTPKTRKRKAAKAVPPAAAALVLLLGLTAHGLGDSPRALADPTPSSTSATSTTTAATATTTTTVAPTSTTLPSSSTSATATSTTTSAAETSTTTATPSPPALPAGTRVWTLESPSVAMSGLAYHGVVDTVVGGRTIKVLKFTATSVKIKNLVQTADRGGGHKIVTTAAAGSTSTLSGDTITMLTAEIKGTAAVTIIPGLPPLRLPIDYTATSPPLITPPEVTFENVVVTNADQIGGTLTIPGAHIVAT; encoded by the coding sequence GTGGCCGGTTCCGTGATCGGCAGGGCTTGGCGCGCGTTCAGCCGCTGGCGGCGCAGCCGTCCGTTCTGGGCCGGGCTGTTCCTGCTCTTGTCGGGACTGATCATCCTGTTCCCGCCGTTCGCCTCGCTCAAGCTCGGGTCGATGGCGATCGCCATCCAGACCATCGGCGGGCTGTCCGGCGCGCTCATCGGCTCGCTGCTCGTCGTGTGCGCCCTGACGATGTGGCTGCGGGCCCAGTTCCGCCTCGCCGCCGGTATCGCCGCACTCATCCTGTCGCTGACCGCCCTGATCACCACCAACCTCGGCGGCTTCCTGGTCGGCACCCTGCTGGGCCTGCTCGGCGCCGCGCTGGCGCTGTCGTGGACGCCCAAGACCCGTAAGCGCAAGGCCGCCAAGGCTGTTCCGCCCGCGGCCGCCGCACTCGTGCTGCTGCTCGGCCTCACCGCCCACGGCCTCGGCGACTCCCCTCGCGCGCTCGCCGATCCGACCCCCAGTTCGACGTCCGCGACGTCCACCACCACGGCGGCCACTGCCACCACCACGACCACCGTCGCGCCCACTTCGACGACACTGCCGTCGTCGTCGACCAGCGCGACGGCCACGTCCACCACCACCTCGGCGGCGGAGACCAGCACCACCACCGCCACCCCGTCCCCGCCCGCCCTGCCGGCGGGGACGCGGGTGTGGACCCTCGAGTCGCCTTCCGTGGCCATGTCCGGCCTCGCCTATCACGGCGTCGTCGACACCGTCGTCGGCGGCAGGACCATCAAGGTCCTCAAGTTCACGGCCACGTCCGTGAAGATCAAGAACCTGGTCCAGACCGCCGATCGCGGTGGCGGCCACAAGATCGTCACCACCGCCGCTGCGGGCAGCACCTCAACCCTCAGCGGTGACACCATCACCATGCTCACCGCCGAGATCAAGGGCACCGCCGCCGTCACCATCATTCCGGGCCTGCCCCCGCTGCGGCTGCCCATCGACTACACGGCCACCAGCCCGCCGCTCATCACGCCGCCCGAGGTCACCTTCGAGAACGTGGTCGTGACCAACGCCGACCAGATCGGCGGCACGCTGACCATTCCCGGCGCCCACATCGTCGCCACCTGA